One region of Mycolicibacterium rhodesiae NBB3 genomic DNA includes:
- a CDS encoding lipase family protein — MESQPVATPSPPLADLKSKQFTVVYRSVSGIDGTGRDVSGTVVVPEGTPPPGGWPVIAYGHGVTGIDDACGPSGYPDLLGYDLVVASLVSLGFVVTLSDYEGLGHPGTHPLLEPRTAAFNMIDSVRAAREIAPSASTKWFAVGISQGGQASWAANEFAGEYGDGLELLGSASMAPVVDMSKFATLAESGWLSMEQQALLPMLVHGLRATHPDLDPTDYLHGALSRNTDVWLACTGPLVQQRLALSGELRETDSTPVSKEAGEKLERIFAEYSMPQRPATAPMLVITGANDDTVRAQWVRTAVENACGRGDVVEFTVRPDEGHSNLNGGPRLSQWLTERLDGAAPVDNCSEV, encoded by the coding sequence GTGGAGTCGCAACCGGTGGCGACTCCTTCACCGCCGCTGGCCGACCTCAAGAGCAAGCAGTTCACGGTCGTATACCGGTCGGTCTCCGGAATCGACGGGACCGGCCGTGATGTTTCCGGAACCGTCGTGGTGCCCGAGGGCACACCACCACCAGGAGGGTGGCCCGTTATCGCCTACGGACATGGCGTTACGGGAATCGACGACGCGTGCGGGCCGTCGGGGTACCCCGACCTCCTGGGTTATGACCTTGTGGTCGCCTCCCTGGTGTCTCTCGGATTCGTCGTGACCTTGTCTGACTATGAAGGACTTGGGCACCCCGGCACCCATCCGCTCCTGGAGCCGAGGACGGCGGCGTTCAACATGATCGACTCGGTGCGAGCCGCGCGCGAAATTGCGCCGTCGGCGTCGACGAAGTGGTTCGCGGTGGGGATATCGCAAGGCGGACAGGCAAGTTGGGCGGCCAATGAGTTCGCCGGTGAATACGGTGACGGCCTGGAGTTGCTCGGATCGGCGTCGATGGCTCCGGTCGTCGACATGTCGAAGTTTGCGACTCTTGCAGAGTCCGGATGGCTCTCGATGGAACAACAGGCGCTGCTGCCGATGCTCGTGCACGGACTCCGCGCGACGCACCCCGATCTCGACCCGACCGACTATCTGCACGGAGCGTTATCGCGTAACACCGACGTGTGGCTGGCCTGCACCGGACCTCTTGTCCAGCAGCGGTTGGCGCTCTCCGGCGAGCTCCGGGAGACCGACAGCACGCCTGTGTCCAAGGAGGCCGGCGAGAAGTTGGAGAGGATCTTCGCCGAGTACTCGATGCCGCAGCGTCCGGCGACGGCGCCGATGTTGGTGATCACCGGCGCGAATGACGACACGGTCCGCGCCCAGTGGGTGCGCACGGCGGTGGAGAACGCATGTGGGCGCGGCGATGTCGTCGAGTTCACCGTGCGGCCGGACGAGGGACATTCCAACCTCAATGGCGGCCCGCGACTGTCCCAGTGGCTGACGGAGCGATTGGACGGCGCAGCGCCCGTCGACAACTGTAGCGAGGTCTGA
- a CDS encoding glycosyltransferase, protein MRILQIVTLVSPDSAYGGPVRVAENQCTALLSRGHDVHLAAGVRGYDAAPDMVGAVPATLFPVRTTIPGIGFAGLRAAGLVRWVRRHAGEFDVAHVHLARDFVTLPAALALVRAGVPVVAQPHGMIDASDRMLARPLDHYLTRPVLRAASSVLHLTPREFDDLAGIAGDSIALRELHNGVPETTVSADVERTVNGEVLFMARLHPRKRPTLFVRMAAALVEAGVDAHFTLVGPDEGEGAAVANLIDEASLHGRVTYEGPLPPAQSIPRMSDAKVYVLPSVDEPYPMSVLEAMSVGLPVVVTDTCGLAPLIAASGCGLVVASDDIESLVAAVRTILETPGLAGEMGENSRRTVAERLDMSAVVDILEQNYRRAIFTREPVR, encoded by the coding sequence ATGCGCATCCTGCAGATCGTCACCCTCGTATCACCGGACTCGGCATACGGCGGTCCAGTACGCGTGGCGGAGAACCAGTGCACTGCGCTGCTCAGTCGCGGACACGACGTTCACCTGGCGGCAGGTGTCCGGGGCTACGACGCGGCTCCCGACATGGTCGGCGCGGTGCCCGCCACGCTCTTTCCGGTGCGGACGACCATTCCCGGGATCGGGTTCGCGGGGCTTCGCGCCGCGGGCCTCGTGAGGTGGGTTCGCCGGCATGCAGGTGAGTTCGACGTCGCGCACGTGCACCTGGCACGAGATTTCGTCACGTTGCCCGCAGCGCTTGCGCTGGTGCGTGCCGGCGTGCCCGTGGTGGCACAACCACACGGAATGATCGACGCCAGTGACCGGATGCTCGCCAGGCCGCTGGATCATTACCTGACCAGACCGGTGCTTCGTGCGGCCTCATCTGTCCTCCACCTGACGCCGCGGGAATTCGATGATCTTGCCGGTATTGCCGGGGATTCCATCGCGCTGCGCGAACTGCACAACGGGGTTCCGGAAACGACCGTCTCTGCCGACGTCGAGCGCACAGTCAACGGTGAGGTGCTGTTCATGGCCCGGCTGCACCCGCGAAAGCGCCCGACGTTGTTCGTCCGAATGGCCGCGGCTCTCGTCGAAGCCGGCGTCGATGCGCACTTCACCCTGGTCGGTCCGGACGAAGGAGAAGGCGCCGCGGTCGCAAACCTGATCGACGAAGCGTCACTGCACGGACGAGTCACCTATGAAGGCCCACTGCCGCCGGCTCAGTCGATTCCGCGGATGAGCGACGCCAAGGTGTACGTACTGCCCTCGGTCGACGAGCCGTACCCGATGAGCGTGCTCGAGGCGATGTCGGTGGGCCTTCCTGTGGTGGTCACCGACACCTGCGGTTTGGCCCCGCTCATCGCAGCATCCGGATGCGGCCTCGTCGTCGCGTCCGACGACATCGAATCCCTGGTCGCCGCGGTCCGTACCATCCTCGAAACGCCCGGACTGGCCGGCGAAATGGGCGAAAACTCCCGTCGGACAGTCGCAGAGCGGCTCGATATGTCGGCCGTGGTCGACATATTGGAGCAGAATTACCGGCGGGCGATCTTCACCCGCGAACCGGTGCGCTGA
- a CDS encoding DapH/DapD/GlmU-related protein, with protein sequence MSAAKWSLAGFSGAGYDKGRGPLTQILWFAVSGLILAHWWCPNAVRCTVLRWFGAEIGPGTLIRHRVRIHWPWKLVIGANTWVGEGAWILNLEPVTIGDDVCISQEALLCTGSHDRRSPTFEFDNAPIRVGDGAWIAVRATVLRGTSIGCNAVVGATALVASDVAPGTTVLAPRAAATNR encoded by the coding sequence ATGAGCGCGGCGAAGTGGTCGTTGGCCGGATTCAGCGGTGCAGGGTATGACAAGGGGCGCGGGCCGCTCACTCAGATCCTGTGGTTCGCGGTCTCCGGGCTGATATTGGCTCATTGGTGGTGTCCCAACGCCGTGCGGTGCACGGTGTTGCGCTGGTTCGGAGCCGAAATCGGTCCGGGGACACTCATCCGCCACAGAGTGCGCATCCACTGGCCCTGGAAGCTCGTGATCGGCGCCAACACCTGGGTGGGCGAGGGCGCGTGGATCCTCAACCTGGAACCGGTGACCATCGGTGACGATGTCTGCATATCGCAGGAAGCGCTGCTGTGCACGGGCAGCCACGACCGGCGATCACCGACATTCGAGTTCGACAACGCACCTATCCGGGTGGGCGACGGCGCATGGATTGCCGTGCGCGCGACCGTACTTCGCGGAACATCGATCGGCTGCAATGCCGTCGTCGGCGCCACCGCTCTCGTGGCCTCCGACGTCGCACCCGGCACGACAGTCCTGGCTCCCCGCGCCGCGGCGACCAATCGTTGA
- a CDS encoding GDP-L-fucose synthase family protein produces the protein MTDDTRAFALDRGETIYVAGHRGLVGSAIWRALQTRGFGNLVGRSSDELDLTDRAAVFGFISDVRPSVVILAAAKVGGIKANNDFPADFLSENVRIQTNVLDAAAAIRTPRLLFLGSSCIYPKFAPQPITESALLTGHLESTNDAYAIAKIAGIIGVQAVRRQYGLPWISAMPTNLYGPGDNFSPTGSHVLPALIRRYDQAIADGASSVTNWGTGTPRREFLHVDDMADACIHLLERYDGPDQVNVGTGKDITIAELAGVVADAVGFDGDTSWDTSQPDGTPQKLLDVSLLRSTGWEPKVTLREGIRSTVDWYRANRAAIRT, from the coding sequence ATGACCGACGACACTCGGGCGTTCGCCCTCGACCGTGGCGAAACCATCTACGTGGCCGGTCACCGCGGCCTGGTGGGTTCGGCGATCTGGCGGGCGCTGCAGACCCGCGGATTCGGCAATCTCGTCGGCCGGTCGTCGGACGAACTGGATCTGACCGATCGGGCGGCGGTGTTCGGGTTCATCTCCGACGTGCGGCCGTCCGTCGTCATCCTTGCGGCCGCCAAAGTCGGTGGAATCAAAGCGAACAATGACTTCCCGGCCGACTTTCTCTCGGAGAACGTCCGGATCCAGACCAACGTGCTGGACGCAGCCGCCGCCATCCGAACGCCGCGTCTGCTCTTCCTGGGTTCGTCGTGCATCTACCCGAAGTTCGCACCGCAACCGATCACCGAGAGCGCGCTGCTCACCGGACACCTCGAGTCGACCAACGACGCCTACGCGATCGCCAAGATCGCCGGGATCATCGGGGTGCAGGCGGTCCGCCGCCAGTACGGGTTGCCGTGGATCTCAGCCATGCCGACGAATCTCTACGGGCCCGGCGACAACTTCTCGCCGACGGGCTCTCACGTCCTGCCTGCACTCATCCGACGCTACGACCAGGCGATCGCGGATGGCGCATCCAGCGTCACCAACTGGGGCACGGGAACACCGCGCCGCGAGTTCCTGCACGTTGACGACATGGCCGACGCCTGCATTCACTTACTCGAACGGTATGACGGCCCCGATCAGGTCAACGTCGGTACCGGTAAGGACATCACGATCGCGGAACTGGCAGGCGTGGTCGCGGATGCGGTCGGTTTCGACGGCGACACCAGTTGGGACACATCACAACCCGACGGTACTCCGCAGAAGCTGCTCGACGTCAGCCTCCTGCGCAGCACCGGCTGGGAACCCAAAGTGACTCTGCGCGAGGGTATCCGGTCGACGGTCGACTGGTATCGCGCCAACCGCGCGGCCATACGGACATGA
- the gmd gene encoding GDP-mannose 4,6-dehydratase, whose amino-acid sequence MTKRALITGITGQDGSYLAELLLAKGYEVHGLIRRSSTFNTVRVDHLYVDPHEPDAKLFLHYGDLSDGARLVTLLAKISPDEVYNLAAQSHVRVSFDEPEHTADTTGVGTVRLLEAVRMAGLNCRFYQASSSEMFGATPPPQDEDTPFYPRSPYGAAKVYSYWITKNYREAYGMFVVNGILFNHESPRRGETFVTRKITRAVARIAAGLEQYVYMGNLDAVRDWGYAPEYVEGMWRMLQTDEPDDYVLATGEAYTVRDFLEIAFDHAGLNWQDHVRFDDRYLRPTEVDSLIGNALKAERKLGWKPLVHTPELARIMVDADREALKHAGGQWIDTPDLPSWPIS is encoded by the coding sequence ATGACCAAACGCGCTCTCATCACCGGCATCACGGGCCAGGACGGCTCCTACCTCGCCGAGTTGTTGCTCGCCAAGGGCTACGAGGTGCACGGCCTCATCCGCCGCAGCTCGACCTTCAACACGGTCCGCGTCGACCACCTTTACGTCGACCCGCATGAGCCCGACGCCAAGCTCTTCCTCCACTACGGGGATCTCAGCGATGGCGCGCGCCTCGTCACGCTGCTCGCCAAGATCAGCCCGGACGAGGTCTACAACCTCGCGGCCCAGTCACACGTGCGGGTCAGCTTCGATGAGCCGGAGCACACCGCGGACACCACGGGCGTCGGCACCGTTCGCCTGCTCGAGGCGGTTCGGATGGCCGGCCTGAATTGCCGCTTCTACCAGGCCTCGAGTTCTGAGATGTTCGGCGCCACACCGCCTCCGCAGGACGAAGACACACCGTTCTACCCCCGCTCGCCCTATGGTGCAGCCAAGGTGTACTCGTACTGGATCACCAAGAACTACCGTGAGGCCTACGGCATGTTCGTGGTCAATGGCATCCTGTTCAACCACGAATCACCGCGCCGCGGAGAGACATTCGTGACGCGCAAGATCACGCGGGCCGTCGCGCGCATCGCCGCGGGCCTGGAGCAGTATGTGTACATGGGCAACCTGGACGCGGTACGCGACTGGGGGTACGCCCCCGAGTACGTCGAGGGTATGTGGCGGATGCTGCAGACGGACGAGCCCGACGACTACGTGCTCGCCACCGGCGAGGCTTACACCGTGCGGGACTTCCTGGAGATCGCGTTCGACCACGCGGGCCTCAACTGGCAGGACCACGTCCGGTTCGACGACCGCTACCTGCGTCCGACTGAAGTCGACTCGCTGATCGGCAATGCACTGAAGGCCGAGCGCAAACTGGGCTGGAAACCGCTTGTGCACACTCCGGAACTGGCCCGCATCATGGTCGACGCCGACCGCGAGGCGCTCAAGCACGCCGGAGGCCAATGGATCGACACACCCGACCTGCCGAGCTGGCCGATCTCATGA
- a CDS encoding glycosyltransferase, translating into MAVDPLRVLVLGLNYAPEPTGISLYTSGLADGLAARGHQVHVFTGLPHYPQWQVAPGHDSGSDTGPETNPRVCHLPHHVPSPPSMAGRIKMELTFGRGLAQADWGDPDAIVAVTPALLSTAAAIAKCRSSRRRPPIGVWVQDLYGLGVAETGAAGGPASSVISRVEKTVLRSADQVAVIHDRFKSHVVESLGVRSERVSVIRNWTHLRPLDRSARVRARRSFGWADDEVVALHAGNMGAKQALENVIAAAATAESHTKPVRFVLMGDGNQRAKLEQAGAGISTLEMIAPLPDARYREALLAADVLLVNEKATVGDMAVPSKITSYFTSGNPVVAATRADSITAAEIQTSGGGLVVAPESPVDLLDAVEKLGRDKDLAAQLGQAGMDFCTRTLSQTTALDHFEEWIQRLAKTASGRRTDTRGVLHA; encoded by the coding sequence GTGGCGGTCGATCCACTTCGCGTGCTGGTGCTCGGACTCAACTACGCTCCCGAGCCCACCGGAATCTCGCTGTACACATCGGGGCTGGCCGACGGACTCGCGGCCAGGGGGCATCAGGTGCACGTCTTCACGGGGCTGCCGCACTACCCGCAGTGGCAGGTGGCACCGGGTCACGACTCGGGATCGGACACCGGTCCCGAGACGAACCCCAGGGTGTGCCACCTGCCGCACCACGTGCCGTCGCCGCCCTCCATGGCGGGCCGCATCAAGATGGAACTCACCTTCGGTCGCGGCCTCGCGCAGGCGGACTGGGGCGACCCAGACGCGATCGTCGCCGTCACCCCGGCCCTGCTGTCGACGGCGGCAGCGATCGCGAAGTGCCGCTCATCTCGCCGGCGCCCACCGATCGGGGTCTGGGTCCAGGACCTGTACGGACTCGGTGTCGCCGAGACGGGCGCGGCCGGCGGGCCGGCATCGTCGGTCATCAGCCGCGTCGAGAAGACCGTCCTGCGTTCCGCCGATCAGGTCGCGGTGATTCACGACCGCTTCAAATCCCATGTGGTGGAGTCACTCGGCGTCCGCTCCGAACGGGTGAGCGTGATCAGGAACTGGACCCACCTGCGGCCATTGGACCGGTCCGCCCGCGTGCGGGCACGTCGCAGCTTCGGCTGGGCTGACGACGAAGTCGTCGCGCTGCACGCCGGCAACATGGGCGCCAAGCAGGCCCTCGAGAACGTCATCGCTGCGGCGGCAACGGCTGAATCTCACACCAAGCCAGTTCGATTCGTTCTGATGGGCGACGGCAACCAGCGCGCGAAACTCGAGCAGGCCGGCGCCGGAATCTCGACTCTGGAGATGATCGCGCCCCTGCCCGACGCGCGGTACCGTGAAGCGCTGCTCGCCGCCGATGTGTTGCTGGTCAACGAGAAGGCGACCGTCGGCGACATGGCGGTGCCCAGCAAGATCACCTCGTACTTCACGTCCGGTAACCCTGTCGTCGCGGCGACTCGCGCCGACAGCATCACCGCCGCGGAGATCCAGACATCCGGCGGCGGCCTCGTGGTCGCGCCGGAATCGCCGGTCGATCTGTTGGACGCGGTCGAAAAACTCGGCCGCGACAAGGATCTCGCCGCGCAACTCGGCCAGGCGGGCATGGACTTCTGCACCCGCACCCTCTCCCAGACCACTGCGCTGGACCACTTCGAGGAGTGGATCCAGCGGCTCGCGAAGACCGCATCCGGTCGCCGCACCGACACCCGAGGAGTACTGCACGCATGA
- a CDS encoding HAD family hydrolase translates to MRKHKRDVSAAVLFDIDGTLVDSNYLHVAAWIRAFADIGTPVDGWRIHRSIGMDGSTLVSTLAEGADDDAHARAKDLHSQYYKETASLLRPLPGARELLEAVEKLGVQVVLATSAPDDELAILRDVLDCDNLVSATTSSEDVDTAKPRPDIINVALERAGVEAAHAVFVGDAVWDVEACKRADVLTIALLSGGVSKCELEEAGAHQVFEDARDLCQHLDDTPIAALANLVGAR, encoded by the coding sequence GTGAGAAAACACAAACGCGACGTCAGTGCGGCGGTGCTGTTCGATATCGACGGCACCCTTGTCGACTCGAACTACCTCCACGTCGCTGCGTGGATTCGGGCGTTCGCCGACATCGGTACACCCGTCGACGGATGGCGAATCCACCGCTCGATCGGGATGGACGGCAGCACCCTCGTGTCGACCCTCGCCGAGGGCGCTGACGACGACGCCCACGCGCGGGCGAAAGATCTGCACTCGCAGTACTACAAGGAGACGGCGTCATTGCTGCGCCCGTTGCCCGGTGCCCGCGAGCTGCTGGAGGCCGTCGAAAAGCTCGGTGTGCAAGTCGTTCTGGCCACCTCGGCGCCCGACGATGAACTCGCCATCCTGCGCGATGTGCTGGATTGCGACAACTTGGTCTCGGCGACGACCTCGTCGGAGGACGTCGACACCGCCAAGCCCCGTCCAGACATCATCAACGTCGCACTGGAACGCGCCGGCGTCGAGGCCGCGCACGCAGTTTTCGTCGGCGATGCGGTGTGGGACGTCGAGGCGTGCAAGCGCGCCGACGTGCTCACAATCGCACTGCTCAGTGGGGGAGTCTCGAAGTGCGAACTCGAAGAAGCCGGGGCACACCAGGTGTTCGAGGACGCGCGCGACCTCTGCCAGCACCTCGACGACACCCCGATCGCGGCGCTCGCGAACCTGGTGGGCGCGCGCTGA
- a CDS encoding cytochrome P450 has protein sequence MPLSDIELSDWKFWVLDDDMRDGAFATLRREAPVSFHSPLETPGVEPGPGHWALTRFDDVHFASRHPHIFSSSPGITINDANPEVSEFFGSMIAMDDPKHLRLRNIVSRAFTPRVVARTETSVRERARRLVEKMIADNPDGTGEVVADLAGPLPLQVICDMMGLPEEDHQQIFHWTNVILGFGDKDIATDYEEFVKVAMDIGAYATAHAEDRRANPQEDLTTALVQAEVDGERLTSAEIASFFILLVVAGNETTRNAISHGVLALTRYPDERARWWADYEAMAPTAVEEIVRWASPVIYMRRTLTEDCELSGTKMSRGEKVSMWYCSANRDEDKFADPWLFDVGRNPNPHAGFGGGGAHFCLGANLARREISVVFEELHRQIPDIAATEEPRRLLSPFIHGIKRLPVAWTPPERRMP, from the coding sequence ATGCCGCTCTCGGACATCGAGCTGTCCGACTGGAAGTTCTGGGTCCTCGACGACGATATGCGCGACGGCGCATTCGCCACGCTGCGGCGTGAGGCACCGGTGTCCTTCCACTCTCCGCTGGAGACTCCGGGTGTGGAGCCTGGTCCAGGCCATTGGGCGCTGACGCGATTCGACGACGTGCATTTCGCGAGCCGCCATCCCCACATCTTCAGCTCGAGCCCGGGGATCACCATCAACGATGCCAACCCCGAAGTGTCGGAGTTCTTCGGCTCGATGATCGCCATGGACGACCCGAAACACCTGCGCCTGCGCAACATCGTCAGCAGGGCGTTCACCCCGCGCGTCGTCGCGCGGACCGAAACGTCGGTCCGGGAGCGGGCACGACGCCTCGTCGAGAAGATGATCGCCGACAACCCCGACGGAACCGGCGAGGTCGTCGCCGACCTCGCGGGCCCGCTGCCCCTGCAGGTGATCTGCGACATGATGGGCCTGCCCGAGGAGGACCATCAGCAGATCTTTCACTGGACGAACGTCATCCTCGGGTTCGGCGACAAGGACATCGCCACGGACTACGAGGAATTCGTCAAGGTCGCGATGGACATCGGCGCATATGCGACCGCGCATGCCGAGGACCGTCGCGCCAACCCGCAGGAGGACCTGACGACCGCACTGGTTCAGGCCGAGGTCGACGGTGAGCGGCTGACATCGGCCGAGATCGCCTCGTTCTTCATCCTGCTGGTGGTCGCCGGCAACGAGACCACGCGAAACGCGATCAGCCATGGAGTGCTCGCACTGACCCGCTATCCCGACGAGCGCGCGCGGTGGTGGGCTGATTACGAAGCGATGGCACCCACCGCTGTCGAGGAGATCGTCCGGTGGGCGTCACCGGTCATCTACATGCGACGCACGTTGACCGAGGACTGCGAGCTGAGCGGCACGAAGATGTCGAGGGGCGAGAAAGTCTCGATGTGGTATTGCTCGGCCAACCGCGACGAGGACAAGTTCGCCGATCCGTGGCTGTTCGACGTCGGCCGCAACCCGAACCCGCATGCCGGGTTCGGGGGCGGCGGCGCGCACTTCTGTCTGGGTGCCAATTTGGCGCGACGTGAGATCAGCGTCGTCTTCGAGGAACTGCACCGCCAGATTCCGGACATCGCCGCAACCGAGGAACCCCGGCGGCTGTTGTCGCCGTTCATCCACGGCATCAAGCGGTTGCCGGTGGCCTGGACGCCGCCTGAGCGGCGCATGCCGTGA
- a CDS encoding flavin-containing monooxygenase, translating to MRNPHAGQPFTTTDDEIAEALLDVSIPTLMLSLVHMSADPELIRGALKPAGLFLNEVQGYMSEEDKAAVRKIALEVIADYRDRGCPEPEPVSPELLHEMMQWLVCEPVPAEYVPMVLEEMELDGRDARATGEVHEAAREDFGVVVIGCGESGLLAGIRLKEAGIPFTIVEKNAGVGGTWYQNSYPGARVDVGNHFYCYSFEPTDHWTHFFAEQPELQAYFQGVMDKYDIAPHVLWETEVTEASWRDADATWRVRVLGRDGTTTELTARAVISAVGQLDRPHVPLIDGQHDFAGPAFHSSQWDHSVDLRDKKVAMIGAGASGFQIAPTIAPDVNRLTVFQRTAQWMFPNPNYHERVGPGVQWALRHLPFYGRWYRFLIFWPGCDKGLDAARVDPDYPDQQKAVSEINEITRIMFTEWITSQINDKPELAAKVVPDYPATGKRTLQDNGSWLKTLTRDNVELVRTGIDHIEADAVVTEDGHRYPADIIVYATGFEHTKMLWPMTIRGRDGEILSERWGERPSAYLGITIPGYPNFFCMNGPGTWLASGGSLIFHSECQMRYISECLELLIEGRHATMEPTVEKTKDWHERSQAEMAKMVWSQPSVKHSFFKNSFGEIHTLSPWRLVDYWTWTREPDPSDFVFR from the coding sequence GTGCGCAACCCACATGCCGGACAACCCTTTACGACGACGGACGACGAGATAGCCGAAGCGCTGCTCGACGTCAGTATCCCGACCCTGATGCTGTCGCTGGTGCACATGTCCGCAGACCCCGAGCTGATTCGCGGCGCACTGAAGCCGGCGGGACTTTTTCTCAACGAAGTGCAGGGCTACATGTCCGAGGAGGACAAGGCGGCGGTCCGCAAGATCGCACTGGAGGTCATCGCGGATTACCGCGACCGGGGATGCCCGGAACCAGAACCCGTCAGCCCCGAGCTGCTGCACGAGATGATGCAGTGGCTGGTGTGCGAACCGGTGCCAGCCGAGTACGTGCCGATGGTTCTGGAGGAGATGGAGCTCGACGGCCGCGACGCCAGGGCGACCGGCGAAGTGCACGAGGCCGCCCGCGAAGACTTCGGTGTTGTCGTCATCGGATGCGGTGAATCCGGCCTGCTCGCCGGGATCCGGCTCAAGGAAGCCGGCATTCCGTTCACGATCGTGGAGAAGAACGCCGGCGTCGGGGGCACCTGGTACCAGAACAGTTACCCCGGTGCGCGTGTCGACGTGGGAAATCACTTCTACTGCTACAGCTTCGAGCCGACCGATCACTGGACGCACTTCTTCGCCGAGCAACCTGAGCTACAGGCGTACTTCCAGGGTGTGATGGACAAGTACGACATCGCACCTCACGTGCTCTGGGAGACCGAGGTGACGGAGGCCTCGTGGCGCGATGCCGACGCGACGTGGCGGGTGCGGGTGCTCGGGCGCGACGGCACGACGACGGAGCTCACCGCTCGCGCCGTGATCAGCGCGGTCGGACAACTCGACCGGCCGCACGTTCCTCTGATCGACGGTCAGCATGATTTCGCCGGACCGGCCTTCCATTCCAGCCAATGGGACCACTCGGTCGATCTCCGTGACAAGAAGGTCGCGATGATCGGCGCGGGGGCCAGCGGATTTCAGATCGCCCCGACGATCGCGCCGGATGTCAACCGTCTCACCGTGTTTCAGCGCACGGCGCAGTGGATGTTTCCGAATCCGAATTACCACGAGCGGGTTGGGCCCGGTGTGCAGTGGGCGCTGCGCCACCTTCCGTTCTACGGGCGGTGGTACCGCTTCCTGATTTTCTGGCCGGGGTGTGACAAGGGTCTGGACGCGGCCCGCGTCGACCCAGACTATCCGGACCAGCAGAAAGCGGTCAGCGAGATCAACGAGATCACGCGGATCATGTTCACCGAATGGATCACCAGCCAGATCAACGACAAACCCGAGTTGGCGGCCAAGGTCGTGCCCGACTATCCGGCCACTGGCAAGCGCACACTGCAGGACAACGGCAGCTGGCTGAAGACGCTGACGCGCGACAACGTCGAACTGGTGCGCACCGGCATCGACCACATCGAAGCCGATGCGGTGGTCACCGAGGACGGGCACAGATATCCGGCCGACATCATCGTCTACGCCACCGGTTTCGAGCACACCAAAATGTTGTGGCCCATGACAATTCGGGGCCGGGACGGCGAGATTCTCTCTGAGCGCTGGGGGGAAAGGCCGTCGGCGTACCTTGGCATCACGATTCCGGGCTATCCGAACTTCTTCTGCATGAACGGTCCGGGTACCTGGCTGGCGAGCGGGGGCAGCCTGATCTTCCACTCCGAGTGCCAAATGCGGTACATCAGCGAATGTCTGGAGCTGCTCATCGAAGGTAGGCACGCCACCATGGAGCCGACGGTCGAGAAGACCAAAGACTGGCACGAACGCAGTCAGGCGGAGATGGCCAAGATGGTGTGGTCACAGCCGAGTGTCAAGCATTCGTTCTTCAAGAACAGCTTCGGCGAGATCCACACGCTCAGCCCGTGGCGCCTCGTCGACTACTGGACCTGGACCCGCGAACCCGATCCGAGCGACTTCGTATTTCGTTAG
- a CDS encoding nuclear transport factor 2 family protein, with product MSKWSRQEIEDTFSHHQDLVVEIGKSWEWARYGELFTEDATYVEHLYGKMAGREAISTWIASTMDTFPGSEMPFYPVTWYSIDTEKGWVFSEIMNRMKDPGDGTIFEAPCITILRYGGDGMWHNEEDAYNPTNFLPMVQGYIQRSHELGTISDDARTFAKNMNWQLT from the coding sequence ATGAGTAAGTGGTCACGCCAGGAGATCGAGGACACCTTCTCCCACCACCAGGATCTCGTTGTCGAGATCGGCAAGTCGTGGGAGTGGGCGCGCTACGGCGAACTGTTCACCGAGGATGCGACGTACGTGGAGCACCTATACGGCAAGATGGCCGGTCGCGAGGCGATCAGTACATGGATTGCGTCGACGATGGACACCTTCCCCGGTAGCGAGATGCCCTTCTACCCCGTCACGTGGTATTCGATCGACACGGAGAAGGGCTGGGTCTTCAGCGAGATCATGAATCGGATGAAGGATCCCGGGGACGGCACGATCTTCGAGGCGCCGTGCATAACGATACTGCGGTACGGCGGCGACGGGATGTGGCACAACGAGGAGGACGCCTACAACCCGACGAACTTCCTGCCGATGGTCCAGGGTTACATCCAGCGCAGCCATGAACTCGGCACAATTTCCGATGATGCCAGGACCTTCGCCAAGAACATGAATTGGCAACTGACCTAA